GCCCCGACCCGGTGGTCAGATTCGAGACAGAGCCGGGACATCAGATGCAGATGGACTGGATTGAGTTTCGTAAGCCGGGGCACAAACTCGGCATGCTCGCGGCGTTCGTTGCGACGTTGGGCTACAGCCGTGTCAGCTACGCGGAGTTTGTCACCGACATGCGTATCGAAACGCTGCTGGCTTGCCATGTGCGGGCATTCGAGGCATTTGGCGGCGTCACCAGAGAGATCGTGTACGACAACATGAAGACGGTGATTCTGAAACGCGATGCCTATGGCAAGAAGCAGCACCGATATCATCCGGGGTTCGCTGACTTCGCCAAACACCATGGGTTCGTGCCGCGCGTGTGCAAGCCATACCGCGCGAAGACGAAGGGCAAGGTCGAGCGTATGAACGGATATCTGCGCTATAGCTTCTGGGTCCCGTTGGTTTCAATGCTCAAACAGGCAGGGCTCACAGCCGACTGCGGCCTGTGCAATGAGCGCGTCAGGCTGTGGTTGCGCGACGTCGCCAACGTCCGGGTGCATGGCACTACCAAACGGGTTCCGGCCGAGGTGTTGCTCGAGGAGCGGCCGCATCTTCTGCCACTGCCGGCACCATACGTGGGACGATCGGTTCGAACGGGAGCGACGCCACATCAGCAGCCGAAACCAGCATCACGGTACGCGACCTCGGAGTGGAACAAACCGTTGCAGCACCCGTTGTCGGTCTACGACGCGTTCAGCCGCGCACAGGAGGTAAGCGCA
This genomic stretch from Paraburkholderia dioscoreae harbors:
- the istA gene encoding IS21 family transposase codes for the protein MISYEEYMEIEILRRQGNSLRDIAVETGMAVNTVRKYLESGPPQRKARQPVVGKLAPFKAYLQGRVEAAKPDWIPATVLKREIEERGYTGGLRRVQEYLQKLRPAARPDPVVRFETEPGHQMQMDWIEFRKPGHKLGMLAAFVATLGYSRVSYAEFVTDMRIETLLACHVRAFEAFGGVTREIVYDNMKTVILKRDAYGKKQHRYHPGFADFAKHHGFVPRVCKPYRAKTKGKVERMNGYLRYSFWVPLVSMLKQAGLTADCGLCNERVRLWLRDVANVRVHGTTKRVPAEVLLEERPHLLPLPAPYVGRSVRTGATPHQQPKPASRYATSEWNKPLQHPLSVYDAFSRAQEVSA